A single Cyprinus carpio isolate SPL01 chromosome A6, ASM1834038v1, whole genome shotgun sequence DNA region contains:
- the LOC109077962 gene encoding cysteine protease ATG4C-like isoform X1, with protein sequence MCCDGFCSVADKMETKETDEVEKLKSKLMSAWHNVKYSWVLKSKTAFSRNSPVFLLGKCYHFTAVDDESPTESCTAEALDDDVVTGNADGFRKDFTSRVWLTYREEFPTLPGSTITSDCGWGCTLRAGQMILAQALLLHILGRDWTWSEAMTLEPLDTETWTSSAARRLVATLEASIQGERVQVTQQPLCAAQGGAKEADSYLQEAYHRTIVSWFGDGPSALLGIHRLVQLGMTSGKRAGDWYGPAVMAHILRKAVDEAVDAMLKGISVYVAQDCTVYSADVIDSHSGQTGSHSDPQGLNSEAAPDSRAVIILIPVRLGGEKINPEYLSFVKSILSLEYCIGIIGGKPKQAYYFVGFQDDSLIYMDPHYCQSFVDVSTSDFPLQSFHCPSPKKMPFSKMDPSCTIGFYSKNVEHYERISTELSKILQPSSKEKYPAFTFMKGHGKDYELSTGIEKREWPFIRDTRKAGTTLGDFVLL encoded by the exons ATGTGCTGTGATGGGTTCTGCTCCGTGGCTGATAAAATGGAGACTAAAGAGACGGACGAGGTGGAGAAACTGAAGTCCAAGTTAATGTCAGCATGGCACAATGTGAAATATA GTTGGGTTCTTAAGTCAAAAACTGCCTTCAGCCGTAATTCTCCTGTTTTCTTGTTGGGGAAATGCTACCACTTCACGGCTGTGG ATGATGAAAGCCCTACTGAGAGTTGTACTGCCGAGGCGTTAGATGACGATGTTGTCACAGGTAATGCTGATGGATTTCGAAAGGACTTCACCTCACGAGTTTGGCTGACCTATCGGGAAGAGTTTCCTACCCTTCCAGGCTCCACTATCACTTCAGACTGTGGGTGGGGTTGTACACTCCGGGCAGGGCAGATGATTTTGGCCCAGGCTCTCTTGCTTCACATCTTGGGTAGAG ACTGGACCTGGTCAGAAGCAATGACCTTGGAGCCCCTGGATACGGAGACATGGACCAGCAGTGCAGCACGAAGACTGGTGGCCACATTAGAGGCCTCCATTCAGGGGGAAAGAGTGCAGGTCACCCAGCAGCCTCTCTGTGCTGCTCAAGGAGGGGCTAAGGAGGCTGACTCGTACCTACAAGAGGCATATCACCGCACCATCGTGTCCTGGTTTGGGGACGGACCCTCAGCCCTGCTGGGCATCCACAGACTAGTGCAGCTAGGAATGACATCTGGAAAACGTGCAGGAGATTGGTACGGCCCAGCAGTGATGGCACACATACTCCG AAAAGCTGTTGATGAAGCAGTAGATGCAATGCTGAAAGGGATAAGCGTTTATGTAGCACAGGACTGCACCG TGTACAGTGCTGATGTTATTGATAGCCATTCAGGGCAGACGGGCAGCCACAGTGATCCTCAGGGACTCAATTCTGAAGCTGCCCCTGATAGTAGAGCTGTCATCATACTCATTCCTGTGAGACTCGGTGGAGAGAAAATCAACCCAGAATACTTAAGCTTTGTCAAG AGCATATTAAGCTTAGAGTACTGTATCGGCATCATTGGCGGAAAGCCTAAACAGGCCTACTATTTTGTTGGATTTCAAG ATGACAGCTTGATTTACATGGATCCTCATTACTGTCAGTCTTTTGTGGATGTCAGCACAAGCGATTTCCCTCTGCAG tcATTTCATTGCCCATCACCAAAGAAAATGCCTTTCAGTAAAATGGACCCAAGCTGTACAATTGGTTTCTATTCAAAAAATGTTGAACACTATGAAAGAATCAGCACCGAGCTGTCAAAG ATATTGCAGCCTTCATCGAAAGAGAAGTACCCTGCATTCACTTTTATGAAGGGACACGGGAAGGATTATGAACTTTCAACTGGCATAGAAAAGCGAGAATGGCCTTTCATCAGGGACACAAGGAAAGCAGGGACAACATTAGGAGACTTTGTGCTGCTCTGA
- the LOC109077962 gene encoding cysteine protease ATG4C-like isoform X2 yields MCCDGFCSVADKMETKETDEVEKLKSKLMSAWHNVKYSWVLKSKTAFSRNSPVFLLGKCYHFTAVDDESPTESCTAEALDDDVVTGNADGFRKDFTSRVWLTYREEFPTLPGSTITSDCGWGCTLRAGQMILAQALLLHILGRDWTWSEAMTLEPLDTETWTSSAARRLVATLEASIQGERVQVTQQPLCAAQGGAKEADSYLQEAYHRTIVSWFGDGPSALLGIHRLVQLGMTSGKRAGDWYGPAVMAHILRKAVDEAVDAMLKGISVYVAQDCTVYSADVIDSHSGQTGSHSDPQGLNSEAAPDSRAVIILIPVRLGGEKINPEYLSFVKSILSLEYCIGIIGGKPKQAYYFVGFQDDSLIYMDPHYCQSFVDVSTSDFPLQVTGHHRGCFLHLLGYMKQTLVSSFPSPLRHGRPPVTIY; encoded by the exons ATGTGCTGTGATGGGTTCTGCTCCGTGGCTGATAAAATGGAGACTAAAGAGACGGACGAGGTGGAGAAACTGAAGTCCAAGTTAATGTCAGCATGGCACAATGTGAAATATA GTTGGGTTCTTAAGTCAAAAACTGCCTTCAGCCGTAATTCTCCTGTTTTCTTGTTGGGGAAATGCTACCACTTCACGGCTGTGG ATGATGAAAGCCCTACTGAGAGTTGTACTGCCGAGGCGTTAGATGACGATGTTGTCACAGGTAATGCTGATGGATTTCGAAAGGACTTCACCTCACGAGTTTGGCTGACCTATCGGGAAGAGTTTCCTACCCTTCCAGGCTCCACTATCACTTCAGACTGTGGGTGGGGTTGTACACTCCGGGCAGGGCAGATGATTTTGGCCCAGGCTCTCTTGCTTCACATCTTGGGTAGAG ACTGGACCTGGTCAGAAGCAATGACCTTGGAGCCCCTGGATACGGAGACATGGACCAGCAGTGCAGCACGAAGACTGGTGGCCACATTAGAGGCCTCCATTCAGGGGGAAAGAGTGCAGGTCACCCAGCAGCCTCTCTGTGCTGCTCAAGGAGGGGCTAAGGAGGCTGACTCGTACCTACAAGAGGCATATCACCGCACCATCGTGTCCTGGTTTGGGGACGGACCCTCAGCCCTGCTGGGCATCCACAGACTAGTGCAGCTAGGAATGACATCTGGAAAACGTGCAGGAGATTGGTACGGCCCAGCAGTGATGGCACACATACTCCG AAAAGCTGTTGATGAAGCAGTAGATGCAATGCTGAAAGGGATAAGCGTTTATGTAGCACAGGACTGCACCG TGTACAGTGCTGATGTTATTGATAGCCATTCAGGGCAGACGGGCAGCCACAGTGATCCTCAGGGACTCAATTCTGAAGCTGCCCCTGATAGTAGAGCTGTCATCATACTCATTCCTGTGAGACTCGGTGGAGAGAAAATCAACCCAGAATACTTAAGCTTTGTCAAG AGCATATTAAGCTTAGAGTACTGTATCGGCATCATTGGCGGAAAGCCTAAACAGGCCTACTATTTTGTTGGATTTCAAG ATGACAGCTTGATTTACATGGATCCTCATTACTGTCAGTCTTTTGTGGATGTCAGCACAAGCGATTTCCCTCTGCAG GTGACAGGACATCACAGGGGCTGTTTCTTGCATCTCTTGGGCTATATGAAGCAAACACTTGTTTCCTCATTCCCCTCTCCTCTCAGGCATGGCCGACCCCCTGTCACGATTTACTAA
- the LOC109077962 gene encoding cysteine protease ATG4C-like isoform X3, with translation MCCDGFCSVADKMETKETDEVEKLKSKLMSAWHNVKYSWVLKSKTAFSRNSPVFLLGKCYHFTAVDDESPTESCTAEALDDDVVTDWTWSEAMTLEPLDTETWTSSAARRLVATLEASIQGERVQVTQQPLCAAQGGAKEADSYLQEAYHRTIVSWFGDGPSALLGIHRLVQLGMTSGKRAGDWYGPAVMAHILRKAVDEAVDAMLKGISVYVAQDCTVYSADVIDSHSGQTGSHSDPQGLNSEAAPDSRAVIILIPVRLGGEKINPEYLSFVKSILSLEYCIGIIGGKPKQAYYFVGFQDDSLIYMDPHYCQSFVDVSTSDFPLQSFHCPSPKKMPFSKMDPSCTIGFYSKNVEHYERISTELSKILQPSSKEKYPAFTFMKGHGKDYELSTGIEKREWPFIRDTRKAGTTLGDFVLL, from the exons ATGTGCTGTGATGGGTTCTGCTCCGTGGCTGATAAAATGGAGACTAAAGAGACGGACGAGGTGGAGAAACTGAAGTCCAAGTTAATGTCAGCATGGCACAATGTGAAATATA GTTGGGTTCTTAAGTCAAAAACTGCCTTCAGCCGTAATTCTCCTGTTTTCTTGTTGGGGAAATGCTACCACTTCACGGCTGTGG ATGATGAAAGCCCTACTGAGAGTTGTACTGCCGAGGCGTTAGATGACGATGTTGTCACAG ACTGGACCTGGTCAGAAGCAATGACCTTGGAGCCCCTGGATACGGAGACATGGACCAGCAGTGCAGCACGAAGACTGGTGGCCACATTAGAGGCCTCCATTCAGGGGGAAAGAGTGCAGGTCACCCAGCAGCCTCTCTGTGCTGCTCAAGGAGGGGCTAAGGAGGCTGACTCGTACCTACAAGAGGCATATCACCGCACCATCGTGTCCTGGTTTGGGGACGGACCCTCAGCCCTGCTGGGCATCCACAGACTAGTGCAGCTAGGAATGACATCTGGAAAACGTGCAGGAGATTGGTACGGCCCAGCAGTGATGGCACACATACTCCG AAAAGCTGTTGATGAAGCAGTAGATGCAATGCTGAAAGGGATAAGCGTTTATGTAGCACAGGACTGCACCG TGTACAGTGCTGATGTTATTGATAGCCATTCAGGGCAGACGGGCAGCCACAGTGATCCTCAGGGACTCAATTCTGAAGCTGCCCCTGATAGTAGAGCTGTCATCATACTCATTCCTGTGAGACTCGGTGGAGAGAAAATCAACCCAGAATACTTAAGCTTTGTCAAG AGCATATTAAGCTTAGAGTACTGTATCGGCATCATTGGCGGAAAGCCTAAACAGGCCTACTATTTTGTTGGATTTCAAG ATGACAGCTTGATTTACATGGATCCTCATTACTGTCAGTCTTTTGTGGATGTCAGCACAAGCGATTTCCCTCTGCAG tcATTTCATTGCCCATCACCAAAGAAAATGCCTTTCAGTAAAATGGACCCAAGCTGTACAATTGGTTTCTATTCAAAAAATGTTGAACACTATGAAAGAATCAGCACCGAGCTGTCAAAG ATATTGCAGCCTTCATCGAAAGAGAAGTACCCTGCATTCACTTTTATGAAGGGACACGGGAAGGATTATGAACTTTCAACTGGCATAGAAAAGCGAGAATGGCCTTTCATCAGGGACACAAGGAAAGCAGGGACAACATTAGGAGACTTTGTGCTGCTCTGA